From one Rhineura floridana isolate rRhiFlo1 chromosome 4, rRhiFlo1.hap2, whole genome shotgun sequence genomic stretch:
- the PAIP2 gene encoding polyadenylate-binding protein-interacting protein 2 isoform X1: MVEDYRTIAWLKLKGTTMKDPSRRSTSPSIINEDVIMNGHSHEDDNPFAEYMWMENEEEFNRQIEEELWEEEFIERCFQEMLEEEEEHEWFIPARDLPQTMDQIQDQFNDLVISDSSSLEDLVVKSNLNPNAKEFVPGVKY, encoded by the exons gcTTAAGCTCAAAGGCACAACCATGAAAGACCCGAGTCGCAGGAGTACTAGTCCAAGCATTATCAATGAAGATGTGATCATGAATGGTCACTCTCATGAAGATGATAATCCATTTGCTGAGTACATGTGGATGGAAAACGAAGAAGAGTTCAACAGGCAG ATTGAAGAGGAGTTGTGGGAAGAAGAATTTATAGAACGTTGCTTCCAAGAAAtgctggaagaggaagaagaacatGAGTGGTTTATTCCAGCCAGAGATCTCCCGCAAACAATGGATCAAATTCAGGACCAGTTCAATGATCTTGTTATCAGTGACAGTTCGTCACTGGAAGATCTGGTG GTCAAGAGTAATCTGAATCCAAATGCAAAGGAGTTTGTTCCTGGGGTGAAGTACTAA
- the SLC23A1 gene encoding solute carrier family 23 member 1 isoform X2 — MMVCFLPNNGMGSTSERSSSFKAADRNHAGPPTSHEQKDFDMIYRIEDAPPWYLCILLGFQHYLTCFSGTIAVPFLLAESLCVGKDQYTISQLIGTIFSCVGITTLIQSTVGIRLPLFQASALAFLVPAKSILALDKWKCPPEEAIYGNWTLPLNTSHIWQPRIREIQGAIIVSSLVEVAIGLVGLPGALLNYIGPLTVTPTVSLIGLSVFQAAGDRAGSHWGIAALSIFLIVLFAQYLRNVSFLLPGYKCGKGCTVFRIQIFKMFPIILAILVVWLLCYILTVTDVFPRDANAYGFKARTDARGQIISIAPWFRLPYPCQWGIPTVTAAAVLGMFSATLSGIIESIGDYYACARLAGAPPPPVHAINRGIFTEGISCIIAGLLGTGNGSTSSSPNIGVLGITKVGSRKVVQYGAGIMLILGTIGKFTALFASLPDPILGGMFCTLFGMITAVGLSNLQFVDMNSSRNLFVLGFAMFFGLTLPNYLDSRPNAIDTGIAEVDQILTVLLTTEMFVGGSIAFILDNTVPGTLEERGLVQWKAGAHANSDTSTKLKSYDFPFGMGVIRRIQWLKYVPVCPVFVGFNSTRKRDSDTLEQIPNMADTTVICTKV; from the exons GAATGGGAAGCACCTCTGAACGCTCTTCTAGTTTCAAG GCAGCAGATAGGAACCATGCCGGACCACCAACATCCCACGAACAGAAGGATTTTGATATGATCTACAGGATTGAAGATGCACCTCCTTGGTATCTCTGCATCCTCCTGGGATTTCAG CATTATTTGACATGCTTCAGTGGCACCATCGCTGTTCCCTTCCTACTGGCAGAATCCCTGTGTGTAGGGAAGGACCAATACACCATTAGCCAGCTCATTGGCACCATCTTCAGCTGTGTGGGGATCACAACTCTCATCCAAAGCACTGTGGGAATTAG ACTTCCTCTGTTTCAAGCCAGTGCGCTAGCATTTCTGGTTCCAGCCAAGTCTATCCTGGCCCTGGATAAATGGAAATGTCCTCCAGAAG AGGCGATCTATGGCAACTGGACATTACCACTAAACACATCACACATTTGGCAACCAAGAATAAGAGAA ATCCAAGGAGCAATCATTGTTTCCAGCCTGGTGGAAGTGGCAATTGGGCTGGTGGGCCTTCCTGGGGCCCTGCTAAACTACATTGGGCCGCTCACGGTCACACCCACTGTCTCCCTAATAGGCCTCTCCGTCTTCCAAGCTGCAGGGGACAGAGCCGGATCACACTGGGGCATTGCGGCACT cTCCATTTTTTTAATCGTTTTGTTTGCTCAGTACCTACGGAATGTGTCTTTCCTCCTCCCTGGCTACAAATGCGGAAAAGGGTGCACTGTGTTCCGGATACAGATCTTCAAGATGTTTCCA ATCATACTGGCCATTTTGGTGGTCTGGCTGTTGTGTTACATTCTGACAGTGACAGATGTATTTCCTCGTGATGCAAATGCCTATGGATTCAAGGCCAGAACAGATGCTAGAGGACAAATCATATCAATTGCACCATGGTTTCGTCTCCCCTACCCTT GCCAGTGGGGGATCCCCACAGTGACAGCAGCTGCTGTGCTGGGAATGTTCAGTGCCACCTTATCTGGGATCATTGAATCTATTGGGGATTATTATGCCTGCGCTAGGCTTGCAGGTGCGCCACCTCCACCTGTACATGCCATTAACAG GGGCATTTTTACAGAGGGCATCTCTTGTATAATTGCTGGCCTGCTGGGCACTGGCAATGGTTCTACTTCCTCGAGCCCTAACATTGGAGTCTTGGGCATCACCAAG GTAGGCAGCCGGAAAGTTGTGCAATATGGTGCCGGGATCATGCTTATTTTGGGAACCATTGGCAAGTTCACAGCTTTGTTTGCCTCCCTCCCTGACCCTATCCTTGGAGGGATGTTCTGCACATTGTTTG GCATGATCACAGCAGTGGGGCTCTCCAACCTGCAGTTTGTCGACATGAACTCCTCTCGCAATCTTTTTGTCCTGGGCTTTGCAATGTTCTTTGGGCTCACCCTTCCCAACTACTTAGATTCACGCCCAAATGCTATTGACACAG GCATTGCTGAAGTGGACCAAATATTAACAGTGCTGTTAACCACAGAAATGTTTGTTGGGGGCAGCATTGCATTTATATTGGACAACACTGTTCCAG GGACTCTAGAGGAACGTGGTCTAGTACAGTGGAAGGCTGGAGCACATGCTAACAGCGACACATCTACAAAACTGAAGAGTTATGATTTTCCATTTGGGATGGGTGTGATTAGAAGGATCCAGTGGTTAAAGTATGTGCCAGTGTGCCCAGTTTTCGTGGGCTTCAATTCCACAAGAAAGAGGGATTCTGACACATTAGAACAGATACCAAACATGGCAGATACCACAGTCATATGTACAAAAGTTTGA
- the PAIP2 gene encoding polyadenylate-binding protein-interacting protein 2 isoform X2: MKQPPCCRLKLKGTTMKDPSRRSTSPSIINEDVIMNGHSHEDDNPFAEYMWMENEEEFNRQIEEELWEEEFIERCFQEMLEEEEEHEWFIPARDLPQTMDQIQDQFNDLVISDSSSLEDLVVKSNLNPNAKEFVPGVKY, encoded by the exons gcTTAAGCTCAAAGGCACAACCATGAAAGACCCGAGTCGCAGGAGTACTAGTCCAAGCATTATCAATGAAGATGTGATCATGAATGGTCACTCTCATGAAGATGATAATCCATTTGCTGAGTACATGTGGATGGAAAACGAAGAAGAGTTCAACAGGCAG ATTGAAGAGGAGTTGTGGGAAGAAGAATTTATAGAACGTTGCTTCCAAGAAAtgctggaagaggaagaagaacatGAGTGGTTTATTCCAGCCAGAGATCTCCCGCAAACAATGGATCAAATTCAGGACCAGTTCAATGATCTTGTTATCAGTGACAGTTCGTCACTGGAAGATCTGGTG GTCAAGAGTAATCTGAATCCAAATGCAAAGGAGTTTGTTCCTGGGGTGAAGTACTAA
- the SLC23A1 gene encoding solute carrier family 23 member 1 isoform X1 → MMVCFLPNNGMGSTSERSSSFKAADRNHAGPPTSHEQKDFDMIYRIEDAPPWYLCILLGFQHYLTCFSGTIAVPFLLAESLCVGKDQYTISQLIGTIFSCVGITTLIQSTVGIRLPLFQASALAFLVPAKSILALDKWKCPPEEAIYGNWTLPLNTSHIWQPRIREIQGAIIVSSLVEVAIGLVGLPGALLNYIGPLTVTPTVSLIGLSVFQAAGDRAGSHWGIAALSIFLIVLFAQYLRNVSFLLPGYKCGKGCTVFRIQIFKMFPIILAILVVWLLCYILTVTDVFPRDANAYGFKARTDARGQIISIAPWFRLPYPCQWGIPTVTAAAVLGMFSATLSGIIESIGDYYACARLAGAPPPPVHAINRGIFTEGISCIIAGLLGTGNGSTSSSPNIGVLGITKVGSRKVVQYGAGIMLILGTIGKFTALFASLPDPILGGMFCTLFGMITAVGLSNLQFVDMNSSRNLFVLGFAMFFGLTLPNYLDSRPNAIDTGKEIEHVVTRTGIAEVDQILTVLLTTEMFVGGSIAFILDNTVPGTLEERGLVQWKAGAHANSDTSTKLKSYDFPFGMGVIRRIQWLKYVPVCPVFVGFNSTRKRDSDTLEQIPNMADTTVICTKV, encoded by the exons GAATGGGAAGCACCTCTGAACGCTCTTCTAGTTTCAAG GCAGCAGATAGGAACCATGCCGGACCACCAACATCCCACGAACAGAAGGATTTTGATATGATCTACAGGATTGAAGATGCACCTCCTTGGTATCTCTGCATCCTCCTGGGATTTCAG CATTATTTGACATGCTTCAGTGGCACCATCGCTGTTCCCTTCCTACTGGCAGAATCCCTGTGTGTAGGGAAGGACCAATACACCATTAGCCAGCTCATTGGCACCATCTTCAGCTGTGTGGGGATCACAACTCTCATCCAAAGCACTGTGGGAATTAG ACTTCCTCTGTTTCAAGCCAGTGCGCTAGCATTTCTGGTTCCAGCCAAGTCTATCCTGGCCCTGGATAAATGGAAATGTCCTCCAGAAG AGGCGATCTATGGCAACTGGACATTACCACTAAACACATCACACATTTGGCAACCAAGAATAAGAGAA ATCCAAGGAGCAATCATTGTTTCCAGCCTGGTGGAAGTGGCAATTGGGCTGGTGGGCCTTCCTGGGGCCCTGCTAAACTACATTGGGCCGCTCACGGTCACACCCACTGTCTCCCTAATAGGCCTCTCCGTCTTCCAAGCTGCAGGGGACAGAGCCGGATCACACTGGGGCATTGCGGCACT cTCCATTTTTTTAATCGTTTTGTTTGCTCAGTACCTACGGAATGTGTCTTTCCTCCTCCCTGGCTACAAATGCGGAAAAGGGTGCACTGTGTTCCGGATACAGATCTTCAAGATGTTTCCA ATCATACTGGCCATTTTGGTGGTCTGGCTGTTGTGTTACATTCTGACAGTGACAGATGTATTTCCTCGTGATGCAAATGCCTATGGATTCAAGGCCAGAACAGATGCTAGAGGACAAATCATATCAATTGCACCATGGTTTCGTCTCCCCTACCCTT GCCAGTGGGGGATCCCCACAGTGACAGCAGCTGCTGTGCTGGGAATGTTCAGTGCCACCTTATCTGGGATCATTGAATCTATTGGGGATTATTATGCCTGCGCTAGGCTTGCAGGTGCGCCACCTCCACCTGTACATGCCATTAACAG GGGCATTTTTACAGAGGGCATCTCTTGTATAATTGCTGGCCTGCTGGGCACTGGCAATGGTTCTACTTCCTCGAGCCCTAACATTGGAGTCTTGGGCATCACCAAG GTAGGCAGCCGGAAAGTTGTGCAATATGGTGCCGGGATCATGCTTATTTTGGGAACCATTGGCAAGTTCACAGCTTTGTTTGCCTCCCTCCCTGACCCTATCCTTGGAGGGATGTTCTGCACATTGTTTG GCATGATCACAGCAGTGGGGCTCTCCAACCTGCAGTTTGTCGACATGAACTCCTCTCGCAATCTTTTTGTCCTGGGCTTTGCAATGTTCTTTGGGCTCACCCTTCCCAACTACTTAGATTCACGCCCAAATGCTATTGACACAG GAAAGGAAATTGAACATGTGGTGACCCGTACTG GCATTGCTGAAGTGGACCAAATATTAACAGTGCTGTTAACCACAGAAATGTTTGTTGGGGGCAGCATTGCATTTATATTGGACAACACTGTTCCAG GGACTCTAGAGGAACGTGGTCTAGTACAGTGGAAGGCTGGAGCACATGCTAACAGCGACACATCTACAAAACTGAAGAGTTATGATTTTCCATTTGGGATGGGTGTGATTAGAAGGATCCAGTGGTTAAAGTATGTGCCAGTGTGCCCAGTTTTCGTGGGCTTCAATTCCACAAGAAAGAGGGATTCTGACACATTAGAACAGATACCAAACATGGCAGATACCACAGTCATATGTACAAAAGTTTGA
- the PAIP2 gene encoding polyadenylate-binding protein-interacting protein 2 isoform X3 encodes MKDPSRRSTSPSIINEDVIMNGHSHEDDNPFAEYMWMENEEEFNRQIEEELWEEEFIERCFQEMLEEEEEHEWFIPARDLPQTMDQIQDQFNDLVISDSSSLEDLVVKSNLNPNAKEFVPGVKY; translated from the exons ATGAAAGACCCGAGTCGCAGGAGTACTAGTCCAAGCATTATCAATGAAGATGTGATCATGAATGGTCACTCTCATGAAGATGATAATCCATTTGCTGAGTACATGTGGATGGAAAACGAAGAAGAGTTCAACAGGCAG ATTGAAGAGGAGTTGTGGGAAGAAGAATTTATAGAACGTTGCTTCCAAGAAAtgctggaagaggaagaagaacatGAGTGGTTTATTCCAGCCAGAGATCTCCCGCAAACAATGGATCAAATTCAGGACCAGTTCAATGATCTTGTTATCAGTGACAGTTCGTCACTGGAAGATCTGGTG GTCAAGAGTAATCTGAATCCAAATGCAAAGGAGTTTGTTCCTGGGGTGAAGTACTAA